The Eurosta solidaginis isolate ZX-2024a chromosome 4, ASM4086904v1, whole genome shotgun sequence genome includes a window with the following:
- the LOC137249105 gene encoding protein KTI12 homolog isoform X1, translated as MPMIVISGLPASGKTTRAKSLQHHFIEKGKKVHVISENLSTANAGFAKNEYFADSQKEKQVRSDIKSEALRLLNKEDVVIVDAGNYIKGYRYELFCATKAARSTQCTLFCGIQPTRAWDFNQQRTDDDLVKCGDSADDQFVDNSNVPYSREIFDALCMRFEEPHGNCRWDSPLFVVFPDDTLDFGAIYSALYESKPLPPNQSTQNPPLSSANYLFDLDKLTQDITADVLAARKIGNTGPVPVKGSQVKVEVPAAINAIQLNRLRRQFLNYSKLHHATTSSLDKVPQLFVQFLNSNCNA; from the exons ATGCCAATGATAGTAATCTCGGGTTTGCCAGCAAGCGGTAAAACAACACGCGCTAAATCCCTGCAACACCACTTTATCGAGAAAGGAAAGAAGGTACATGTGATCTCGGAAAATTTATCAACAGCCAATGCAGGTTTTGCGAAAAATGAATACTTTGCAGACTCACAAAAGGAAAAACAAGTGCGTAGCGATATCAAATCCGAAGCATTGCGATTGCTTAACAAAGAGGATGTAGTCATTGTGGATGCGGGTAATTATATTAAAG GTTATCGGTATGAATTATTTTGTGCAACAAAAGCTGCTCGCAGCACGCAATGCACACTTTTCTGCGGTATACAGCCAACGCGCGCCTGGGACTTCAATCAGCAACGCACCGATGATGATCTAGTGAAATGTGGTGATAGCGCTGATGATCAATTTGTAGATAATTCAAATGTACCATACTCACGCGAAATCTTTGATGCCCTATGTATGCGCTTCGAAGAGCCACATGGTAATTGTCGTTGGGATAGCCCCCTTTTTGTTGTATTCCCTGATGATACTCTTGATTTTGGGGCAATCTATAGCGCGTTGTATGAATCGAAACCATTGCCTCCAAATCAAAGCACACAAAAT CCACCATTGAGCTCAGCAAATTACCTTTTTGATTTGGACAAACTAACGCAAGACATTACAGCGGATGTTTTAGCTGCACGCAAAATTGGTAATACAGGACCGGTGCCGGTGAAGGGTAGtcaagttaaagtggaagttccTGCAGCTATAAATGCCATTCAATTAAATCGTTTACGTAGACAGTTCTTAAATTATAGCAAATTACATCATGCGACCACCAGTAGCTTGGATAAGGTGCCACAATTGTTTGTGCAGTTCTTGAATTCGAATTGTAACGCATAA
- the LOC137249105 gene encoding protein KTI12 homolog isoform X2 — translation MPMIVISGLPASGKTTRAKSLQHHFIEKGKKVHVISENLSTANAGFAKNEYFADSQKEKQVRSDIKSEALRLLNKEDVVIVDAGYRYELFCATKAARSTQCTLFCGIQPTRAWDFNQQRTDDDLVKCGDSADDQFVDNSNVPYSREIFDALCMRFEEPHGNCRWDSPLFVVFPDDTLDFGAIYSALYESKPLPPNQSTQNPPLSSANYLFDLDKLTQDITADVLAARKIGNTGPVPVKGSQVKVEVPAAINAIQLNRLRRQFLNYSKLHHATTSSLDKVPQLFVQFLNSNCNA, via the exons ATGCCAATGATAGTAATCTCGGGTTTGCCAGCAAGCGGTAAAACAACACGCGCTAAATCCCTGCAACACCACTTTATCGAGAAAGGAAAGAAGGTACATGTGATCTCGGAAAATTTATCAACAGCCAATGCAGGTTTTGCGAAAAATGAATACTTTGCAGACTCACAAAAGGAAAAACAAGTGCGTAGCGATATCAAATCCGAAGCATTGCGATTGCTTAACAAAGAGGATGTAGTCATTGTGGATGCGG GTTATCGGTATGAATTATTTTGTGCAACAAAAGCTGCTCGCAGCACGCAATGCACACTTTTCTGCGGTATACAGCCAACGCGCGCCTGGGACTTCAATCAGCAACGCACCGATGATGATCTAGTGAAATGTGGTGATAGCGCTGATGATCAATTTGTAGATAATTCAAATGTACCATACTCACGCGAAATCTTTGATGCCCTATGTATGCGCTTCGAAGAGCCACATGGTAATTGTCGTTGGGATAGCCCCCTTTTTGTTGTATTCCCTGATGATACTCTTGATTTTGGGGCAATCTATAGCGCGTTGTATGAATCGAAACCATTGCCTCCAAATCAAAGCACACAAAAT CCACCATTGAGCTCAGCAAATTACCTTTTTGATTTGGACAAACTAACGCAAGACATTACAGCGGATGTTTTAGCTGCACGCAAAATTGGTAATACAGGACCGGTGCCGGTGAAGGGTAGtcaagttaaagtggaagttccTGCAGCTATAAATGCCATTCAATTAAATCGTTTACGTAGACAGTTCTTAAATTATAGCAAATTACATCATGCGACCACCAGTAGCTTGGATAAGGTGCCACAATTGTTTGTGCAGTTCTTGAATTCGAATTGTAACGCATAA